The Lolium perenne isolate Kyuss_39 chromosome 6, Kyuss_2.0, whole genome shotgun sequence genome segment CGAGCTGTGTTGTTCAATGATGTACTACATCTGTCTAAaaaaaatactccctccgataaaataaaatgatgtaCTACATCTGTCTAAGTAAGATGTTTTAGTATAAAATAAATGCGGCCTTCtgtttatattattaataaaatgaTGTACTACATCTGTCTAAGGCCGGAGTATCGTATTAGTAATATCTAGGATCCTACGACTACACACAATCGGCAACAACCTTCTATTTTAGTGTGGTCAACTATGTAACGTGGTTCCCACCTTCCCTGATCTTTTTTCTCTACCTAACAAGTACTAACAAGGATTCTGGGATGTGCTTGTGGGCTTGGTTGTCACAGGCTGTCTTAATGAAGTTGCGAGCGATGAGCTCCGGCCTTATTTTATGAGTATAATATAAACAAGACGTAGCGCGCGCGCCGCATCCATATTACAGATCCATGGAGGCAGGCACTGGCGGTGCGCCGATCGCCGATATCCTACCGGGCGGCCCACGCTCCGCCACCCTCGACCAGCTTCTTGCACGCCGTTCACGCGGCTCCATGTCTACGGCTAGCGTCAATGCAGCCGACACGTACGACGAGCTACAAACAGCCGCCGACGACAACGGGAATGGCAGCGCCACAGTCGGCTCCATCTGCCGGCCGGCCGTCCACTACGTACTCGCCTTCCACGACCTGACTTACAGCGTCAAGCCGCCGAGGAGGTCATTGTACCGGAACCGCGTTGTGGAGGCGAGCGACACGGGGACGGGTGTTCCTCACGCTCACGGCGAGGGCGTGAGGATGAAGACGCTGCTCGATGGCATCTCCGGCGAAGCGAGGGAAGGAGAGATCATGGCCATCCTAGGGGCGAGCGGTGCCGGCAAAAGCACGCTCATCGATGCGCTCGCTAACCGGATCCAGCACGAGAGCCTCCGCGGCACCGTCACGCTCAACGGGGACGCCCTCGACAGCCGCCTGCTGAGAGTCATCTCGGCGTACGTGATGCAGGACGATCTGCTACACCCCATGCTCACCGTCGCCGAGACACTCATGTACTCAGCGGAGTTTCGTCTCCCGCGCTCGCTCTCTCCCTCGAGGAAGCGGAGCCGCGTCGAGGCGCTCATCGACCAGCTCGGCTTGCGCGCCGCGGCCAACACCATCATCGGTGACGAGGGCCGCCGCGGAGTGTCCGGTGGCGAGCGCCGGCGTGTGTCCATCGGCATCGACATCATCCACGACCCCATCATCTTGTTCCTAGACGAGCCCACGTCCGGGCTCGATTCTACCAGCGCCTTTATGGTGGTCAAGGTGCTGCAGCGCATCGCGCGGAGCGGCAGCGTTGTGGTCATGTCCATCCACCAGCCGAGCTGCCGCATCCTCGGCCTCCTTGACCGTCTCTTGTTCCTCTCCCGCGGCCGGACGGTGTACTACGGCCCGCCGGCCGCCCTGCCTCGCTTCTTCTCGGAGTTGGGCCTACTGATTCCTGTTGGGGCGAACCCGGCGGAGTTGGCGCTAGATCACATACGCGAGCTGGAGGGCACCCTAGCCGGTCCCGAGGAGCTGGTGGAGTTGAGCAGGTCGTGGTCGTGGCAAGAGAAGACGCTCTCGGCGGCAAGCACGGTTCCCCTCCCGCTTAAGGAGGCCATCGGATTGAGCATCGCCCGCGGCAAGCTGGTGTCCGGCGCCACGCCAAGCGAGGTGGCGACGTACGCGAACCCGTGGTGGGTGGAGGTGCGCGTGCTCATGCGGCGAGGATTCACCAACACGCGGCGCACGCCGGAGCTTTTCCTTTGGCGGTTCGGCACGGTGGTGGTTACTGCCTTCATCCTGGCCACCATTTTCTGGCGGTTGGACGACACGCAGAAGGGCGTGGACGAGCGGTTCAGCTTCTTCGTCATCGCCATCTCCACCATGTTCTACACCAGCGCCGACGCGCTCCCGGTGTTCGTCAAGGAGCGCGACATCTTTCTCCGGGAGACCGCGCACAACGCGTACCGCCGGTCGTCTTACACCCTGTGCAACACCATCGTGTGTTTCCCGCCGCTAGCCGTGCTCTCCCTCGCCTTCGCGGCCATCACCTTCTTCGCCGTGGGGTTGGCCGGTGGTGCCGAGGGCTTTGTCTTCTTCGTCCTCATCGTGTTCGCCTCCTTCTGGGCGGGGAGCGGGTTCGTGACGTTCCTGTCCGGCGTGGTCCCGCACGTGATCCTCGGCTACACCGTAGTGGTGGCCGTCCTGGCGTGCTTCCTGCGCTTCAGCGGCTTCTACATCACGCGAGACCGCTGTTAGGACTAAGCACGCCGTATATCCGTATAGTGGCGTACGCGTGTACAAGTGGTACACGTACATGAGTCCGATGCATATTAGAGTTCATAGTCCGGGTAGAATTAGACTTGCATCTCCTAGTCGGTTTGCATCGGGCATAGCTTAGCATATTTATAGGTGTGTAAATCCCCTTGTAAGCACCACCGTGAAGTTGAGATTCAATAGAAAATCACCAAGGACCGACAAGGCCCTTTGGCTATCCAAACTATATTTGGTGTTGTGTGCGTACGTAAGTAGTACTAGGCTGATCGATCGATCTCAATCGATTAGCTAGCTTCAGCTTGCTAGCTGAACGTGCGCGTCGGGCGGCTATACTGGTGTATCTGTGTTACGTCTCGCCGGGAATCGCTTCGTCGTCTAcgtcggaaagtactcgacgtacAGGGGCTGTGTTTGGTATCAGATCGGCGAGAGTACTGCCGGGTCTGggccaacaattggtatcagagcggcgAGAGTACTGCCGGGTCTGggccaacaattggtatcagagcctcgtggAGGATCTCCTAGTAACGGGAGGTCATGACGAAGGAAGTGGGCGAGTATTTAGGCGTTGCGGCGCCGGTGTCGACGCAGTATCCGCAGTACATCCGCGACAACTACACGGTGTGGGCGACCACGATGGAGTGGGCGCTCGAGTCCAACGAAATCTGGGAGGCTGTCGATCCCGGCGGCGACGAGTTCAAGAAGGGCGCGTCGAAGTACCGCAAGGACCGACATGCACTCACGGCCATCTGCTCGGTGATGCCGATGGACGTGAAGCAGCACCTAATCTCGAAGACATCTGCGAAGGAGGCGTG includes the following:
- the LOC127321210 gene encoding ABC transporter G family member 6-like, whose protein sequence is MSTASVNAADTYDELQTAADDNGNGSATVGSICRPAVHYVLAFHDLTYSVKPPRRSLYRNRVVEASDTGTGVPHAHGEGVRMKTLLDGISGEAREGEIMAILGASGAGKSTLIDALANRIQHESLRGTVTLNGDALDSRLLRVISAYVMQDDLLHPMLTVAETLMYSAEFRLPRSLSPSRKRSRVEALIDQLGLRAAANTIIGDEGRRGVSGGERRRVSIGIDIIHDPIILFLDEPTSGLDSTSAFMVVKVLQRIARSGSVVVMSIHQPSCRILGLLDRLLFLSRGRTVYYGPPAALPRFFSELGLLIPVGANPAELALDHIRELEGTLAGPEELVELSRSWSWQEKTLSAASTVPLPLKEAIGLSIARGKLVSGATPSEVATYANPWWVEVRVLMRRGFTNTRRTPELFLWRFGTVVVTAFILATIFWRLDDTQKGVDERFSFFVIAISTMFYTSADALPVFVKERDIFLRETAHNAYRRSSYTLCNTIVCFPPLAVLSLAFAAITFFAVGLAGGAEGFVFFVLIVFASFWAGSGFVTFLSGVVPHVILGYTVVVAVLACFLRFSGFYITRDRIPDYWIWFHYISLVKYPYEAVMHNEFGADPGKCFTRGAHMFEGTPMAKLPLETQLNVLNTMGVNFNSTSCITTGADILAKQAVDQLGKWGCLWVAVAWGFLFRVFFYLTLVLGSKNKRR